One genomic segment of Amycolatopsis sp. Hca4 includes these proteins:
- a CDS encoding iron-containing redox enzyme family protein: MTTSTTARAATLPAARGPLSESVLGILLRAHPRADLDFDGLADADPLGDDLQLALHLCYELHYQGLPGVSPDWEWDPELLRLRGALEARFLAALHENVAGGDDVTAELDVLLVEPIDGEGVSHHLRDHGDWTQVREYFTHRSIYHHKEADPHAWVIPRLRGRAKAALVAVEFDEFGGGRAELAHSRLYADLLRAAGLPDGYLELIDQVPGAMLAVVNMMSLFGLHRSLRGALCGHFAAAEITTAPSAQRMDQALRRLGAPDACRLFYTEHIEADAVHEQVMRHDVLGDLLDQEPELAADVVFGIQATEFLEGRFGELLLSSWKAGKSSLRA; encoded by the coding sequence ATGACGACTTCCACCACTGCCCGGGCGGCCACCCTGCCGGCCGCCCGGGGCCCGCTCTCGGAGTCCGTGCTGGGGATTCTCCTGCGCGCGCACCCGCGGGCGGACCTGGACTTCGACGGTCTCGCCGACGCCGACCCGCTCGGCGACGACCTCCAGCTGGCCCTGCACCTGTGCTACGAACTGCACTACCAGGGCCTGCCCGGGGTGTCCCCCGACTGGGAATGGGACCCGGAGCTGCTGCGCCTGCGCGGCGCGCTGGAGGCCCGCTTCCTCGCCGCGCTGCACGAGAACGTGGCGGGCGGCGACGACGTCACCGCCGAACTCGACGTCCTGCTGGTCGAGCCGATCGACGGGGAAGGGGTGTCCCACCACCTGCGCGACCACGGCGACTGGACGCAGGTGCGGGAGTACTTCACCCACCGCTCGATCTACCACCACAAGGAAGCCGACCCGCACGCGTGGGTGATCCCCCGGCTGCGCGGCCGCGCCAAGGCCGCCCTGGTGGCGGTGGAGTTCGACGAGTTCGGCGGTGGCCGCGCGGAGCTCGCGCACTCCCGCCTCTACGCCGACCTGCTGCGCGCCGCGGGGCTGCCCGACGGCTACCTGGAGCTCATCGACCAAGTGCCGGGCGCCATGCTGGCGGTGGTCAACATGATGTCGCTGTTCGGCCTGCACCGGTCGCTGCGGGGCGCGCTGTGCGGCCACTTCGCCGCCGCGGAGATCACCACCGCACCCTCGGCGCAGCGGATGGACCAGGCCCTGCGGCGCCTCGGCGCCCCCGACGCGTGCCGGCTGTTCTACACCGAGCACATCGAAGCGGACGCGGTCCACGAACAGGTGATGCGGCACGACGTGCTCGGCGACCTGCTGGACCAGGAGCCGGAACTGGCCGCCGACGTCGTGTTCGGCATCCAGGCGACCGAGTTCCTCGAAGGCCGCTTCGGCGAGCTGCTGCTGAGCAGCTGGAAGGCCGGGAAGTCCTCGCTGCGGGCCTGA